The following proteins are co-located in the Maridesulfovibrio sp. genome:
- the trpA gene encoding tryptophan synthase subunit alpha, with translation MSITKLADKINEAKAEGRLGLIPFLPGGYPNRDQFWKEILELDENGADVIEIGMPFSDPVADGPVVEAASLKCLEDGINLKWILAGLSEHRAKISAGVLLMGYYNPVLQYGLEKFAKDASASGVNGLIIADLPYEEGVEFRDLLAKYDIALIPLVGLNTESDRMALYSKGGNGFCYYVSVLGTTGGTATLPEEVKQGLAKAQEVFDIPVALGFGLKDPSQLKELEGLVDAAVFGSALIKHIDSGKSSAEFMKVWK, from the coding sequence ATGAGTATTACCAAACTTGCAGATAAAATTAATGAGGCTAAAGCAGAAGGCCGTCTCGGCCTGATTCCGTTCCTGCCCGGTGGATATCCCAACCGTGATCAGTTCTGGAAAGAGATCCTTGAACTTGATGAAAACGGTGCGGATGTAATCGAAATCGGTATGCCTTTTTCCGATCCCGTGGCAGATGGCCCGGTGGTTGAGGCAGCGTCCCTGAAATGTCTTGAGGACGGCATTAACCTTAAGTGGATTCTGGCCGGACTTTCCGAGCATCGTGCGAAGATCAGTGCCGGTGTTTTGCTCATGGGTTACTATAATCCGGTACTGCAGTACGGATTGGAAAAATTTGCCAAGGATGCCAGTGCATCCGGGGTAAACGGTCTGATCATTGCCGACCTGCCTTATGAGGAAGGTGTGGAGTTCCGCGATCTGCTTGCAAAGTACGACATCGCGCTGATCCCGCTGGTCGGGCTGAATACCGAGTCGGACCGTATGGCTCTCTATTCCAAGGGCGGAAACGGTTTCTGTTACTATGTTTCCGTTCTCGGTACTACCGGAGGAACAGCGACGTTGCCTGAAGAAGTCAAGCAAGGACTCGCCAAGGCACAGGAAGTATTCGATATCCCGGTGGCTCTCGGTTTCGGCCTGAAAGATCCTTCCCAGCTCAAGGAACTTGAGGGACTTGTCGATGCGGCAGTATTCGGATCCGCGCTGATCAAGCATATTGATTCCGGAAAAAGCAGTGCAGAGTTTATGAAAGTCTGGAAATAA
- a CDS encoding class I SAM-dependent methyltransferase: MSQDEFTRKAKEWDSNPERKRIADEFAAAVEKAIDFKAESEVLDFGCGTGLVGLRFGKRVKTLYALDTSAAMLDMLNAKTQNEDFGNVRVIPVALHESGLRDDSLDAIFTSMAMHHVEDLPEVLGLMAKLLTKGGKLVIGELLPEDGSFHGDNVVPNNGFEPDELAAMVTNAGFSAVQHHNHGLYNKPDKEGVVRQYGTFVLVGQK; this comes from the coding sequence ATGTCACAAGATGAATTTACTCGTAAGGCAAAGGAATGGGATAGCAATCCTGAACGCAAGCGCATTGCGGATGAATTTGCAGCGGCAGTGGAAAAGGCGATTGATTTCAAGGCTGAAAGTGAAGTTCTCGATTTCGGATGCGGGACCGGACTGGTCGGTCTGCGTTTCGGTAAAAGGGTAAAGACTCTCTATGCGTTGGATACATCTGCTGCCATGCTGGATATGCTTAATGCGAAAACTCAGAATGAAGATTTCGGCAATGTTCGAGTGATTCCGGTAGCTCTGCATGAGTCAGGGCTTAGGGACGATTCGCTTGATGCAATCTTCACTTCCATGGCTATGCACCATGTTGAGGATCTGCCGGAAGTGCTTGGGCTGATGGCTAAATTATTAACGAAGGGCGGGAAGCTGGTAATCGGGGAACTCCTGCCCGAAGACGGAAGTTTCCATGGTGATAATGTTGTGCCCAACAATGGTTTTGAGCCGGATGAATTGGCCGCAATGGTCACAAATGCCGGATTCTCTGCTGTGCAGCACCATAATCACGGCCTCTACAACAAGCCGGATAAAGAAGGCGTTGTTCGCCAGTACGGGACTTTTGTGCTGGTGGGTCAGAAGTAG
- a CDS encoding RloB domain-containing protein, with product MARPKKPTKYLRRKKVNILLVCDGQTEQNYAKFVLNECLSSKDNPVVITPKIFTKMDQALRYMDRDPKDFDAVLFLRDLENDQLSQTQINNLKFKLDQVAKLGKKKKEKRKWTVFYNYPAVEIWYALHFCDKISACRNAGDSERQLKAAFPEYEKPMPRNKKEAEVFCINMDKAVQRSKKLNITAPLPYANQLKSHKPLTNPMTEMPELIEFIKKVKPIS from the coding sequence ATGGCCCGCCCTAAGAAACCTACGAAATATCTACGCCGGAAAAAAGTTAACATTCTTCTGGTTTGTGACGGACAGACCGAACAAAACTACGCAAAATTTGTTCTTAATGAATGTTTATCTTCAAAGGACAATCCAGTAGTCATCACACCTAAAATATTCACTAAGATGGATCAGGCATTACGCTACATGGACCGCGACCCAAAAGATTTCGACGCGGTCCTTTTCTTGCGTGATCTTGAAAACGACCAACTTTCGCAAACACAAATAAACAATTTGAAATTTAAACTGGATCAGGTTGCTAAACTCGGCAAAAAGAAAAAAGAGAAAAGAAAGTGGACAGTTTTCTATAACTATCCAGCAGTAGAGATATGGTACGCCCTGCACTTTTGCGATAAAATTAGCGCGTGCAGAAACGCAGGAGACTCCGAACGACAATTAAAAGCGGCATTTCCCGAATACGAAAAGCCCATGCCACGCAATAAAAAAGAAGCAGAAGTATTCTGTATAAACATGGATAAGGCTGTTCAGCGCAGTAAAAAATTAAATATTACTGCCCCTCTCCCCTACGCCAACCAACTAAAATCCCACAAACCACTAACAAACCCCATGACCGAAATGCCGGAACTCATAGAATTCATCAAAAAAGTTAAGCCAATTTCATAA
- a CDS encoding ATP-binding protein yields the protein MLLEFSVANFRSIGEEQTLYMQPAFKSKDEDHNILETGIRREPQALPVVAILGANASGKSTFLEALLYLAHIIDESGSRKKDMNYSDQSFKLNSEYKKNPTSFKIKFIAPDGALYNYYLSLFPEKISREKLTKRANVKYAKETILIERIEQKINLHNSIHNKKSFLNLWNAEINKQETALSFLANKGDVEIFDVIMLWFNRLLYILPTKLPESATAKLLHNNIFDNSLVIDFLKSADINIAGVEIKKNEFEVPSEVHSEINALIAKKLESIAPVEVETKISNSNQYNINFAHTTTQGKKIFFNIKDESEGTKSVFAFYAPLEATLAQGSILIVDELDNSLHPYLVRKIIQLFTDKKTNPKGAQLIFTTHDVTVMDKSLLRPDEIYFTEKDKETFETKLYSLAEFKGMGSVSKNDRGEKLYKDYLNGRFGAVPDVDWEVGI from the coding sequence ATGCTTTTAGAATTCAGTGTCGCCAATTTCCGATCAATCGGGGAAGAGCAGACTTTATATATGCAGCCCGCCTTTAAAAGTAAGGACGAGGATCACAATATTCTTGAAACGGGTATTCGCAGGGAGCCGCAGGCTTTGCCTGTTGTAGCTATTTTGGGGGCTAATGCTTCTGGGAAGTCAACTTTTTTAGAGGCTCTTTTATATCTTGCACATATTATTGATGAATCAGGCTCAAGAAAAAAAGACATGAATTATTCAGATCAAAGTTTTAAACTAAATTCTGAATACAAAAAAAATCCAACATCTTTTAAAATTAAATTTATTGCTCCAGATGGGGCACTATACAACTATTACCTAAGTTTATTTCCTGAAAAAATTTCGAGAGAAAAGTTAACAAAACGTGCAAATGTCAAATATGCCAAAGAAACAATTTTAATTGAAAGAATAGAGCAAAAAATCAACCTGCATAACAGCATTCATAACAAGAAAAGTTTTTTAAATTTATGGAATGCTGAAATAAACAAACAAGAGACAGCTCTTTCATTCCTTGCAAACAAAGGGGATGTTGAAATTTTTGATGTAATTATGCTCTGGTTTAACAGATTGTTATACATTTTACCGACAAAACTACCAGAATCAGCTACAGCAAAACTTCTTCACAACAACATTTTCGATAACAGTTTAGTCATAGACTTTTTAAAATCAGCAGATATCAATATTGCAGGGGTTGAAATTAAAAAAAATGAGTTCGAAGTCCCTTCTGAGGTACACAGTGAAATTAACGCTCTAATAGCTAAAAAATTAGAATCTATTGCTCCTGTAGAAGTTGAGACCAAAATCTCAAACAGTAATCAATACAATATCAATTTTGCCCATACTACTACGCAAGGGAAAAAAATCTTTTTCAACATAAAAGATGAATCAGAAGGAACAAAATCCGTTTTCGCCTTTTACGCTCCATTAGAAGCAACCCTAGCTCAAGGAAGTATTCTTATTGTTGATGAATTAGACAATTCACTTCATCCATATTTAGTAAGAAAAATAATCCAGCTGTTTACAGACAAAAAAACAAATCCCAAAGGAGCACAACTAATCTTCACCACCCACGACGTAACAGTCATGGACAAATCATTACTCCGCCCAGATGAGATCTACTTCACTGAGAAAGACAAGGAAACATTCGAAACAAAGCTGTACAGCTTAGCCGAATTCAAAGGCATGGGAAGTGTCAGCAAGAATGACCGTGGAGAAAAGCTTTACAAGGACTATCTCAATGGCAGATTCGGAGCAGTACCGGACGTAGACTGGGAGGTAGGCATTTAA
- a CDS encoding GNAT family N-acetyltransferase has protein sequence MSITLSFELKNIDWQKVSEIFEKAPLGTREPEKLSRAAANSELVCFAKEGNEFVGFARAISDGEFQAAIYDLCILPEYQSHGLGKKMMTAMMEKLESVSVILYAVPGKEGFYEKLGFKPMLTAMGCFKDEAGMIERGYLEG, from the coding sequence ATGAGCATCACCCTGAGCTTCGAACTTAAAAATATTGATTGGCAAAAGGTATCAGAAATATTTGAAAAAGCACCTCTCGGCACCAGAGAACCGGAAAAACTGTCCCGGGCAGCAGCAAACAGTGAACTGGTCTGTTTTGCCAAGGAAGGCAATGAGTTCGTAGGCTTCGCCCGCGCCATCAGTGATGGTGAATTCCAAGCCGCAATCTACGACCTCTGTATCCTCCCGGAATACCAATCCCACGGACTCGGTAAGAAAATGATGACTGCCATGATGGAAAAACTGGAATCAGTCAGCGTCATCCTCTACGCTGTCCCGGGCAAAGAGGGATTTTACGAAAAACTCGGCTTCAAGCCCATGCTCACTGCCATGGGCTGCTTCAAGGATGAGGCCGGAATGATTGAGCGGGGGTACTTGGAGGGGTAA
- a CDS encoding HAMP domain-containing sensor histidine kinase — protein sequence MKISRTYLKIFLSFMLVLVVSELVIFGLLHMSWEKSPRVQHMERQLFTVKNLAEMELGGTHTSPEYEKKILTPLLKTLSKSIKADVWITGPYGEIVASSTPIIPDMSDYTTGDAAKSADGAYVYKKRNEGIKSVYGIYTGKLPMGYPFTYHLYHSIPKFDEESWFLRAQVILTIIAAIFLIPVARRVIRPLKELTASAAKMGSGDLKQRVEIKGKDEVAELGKAFNHMAEGLDKMVKSSRELTANVSHELRSPLARMRISLEMLKERIETGNTSGCDTFIDGMQSEITHMDELIGKIIEFSKLEMHETPAMTETVNLKELISDLLEQYQCVAERSNLNVQAELAEVKLSNCNRNGIGIVMDNILGNAFKYTESRGKVVIHLSGDKTGVRISVTNTHAPLPEEDLEEIFNPFHRLKGQEIPGSGLGLAATRRILRIHNGEIRAENSEDGFKIVITVPVKES from the coding sequence ATGAAGATAAGCCGTACTTACCTCAAAATATTTCTTTCCTTCATGCTGGTGCTGGTAGTTTCCGAACTAGTCATCTTCGGCCTGCTGCACATGTCGTGGGAAAAAAGCCCCCGTGTCCAGCACATGGAACGGCAACTTTTCACCGTAAAAAACCTTGCAGAGATGGAACTGGGAGGAACTCATACTTCACCTGAATATGAAAAAAAGATCCTAACTCCCCTGCTCAAAACTTTAAGTAAATCAATAAAGGCGGATGTCTGGATAACCGGCCCATATGGAGAAATAGTAGCTTCATCCACCCCGATAATTCCGGACATGAGCGACTATACAACCGGGGATGCCGCAAAATCTGCTGACGGCGCATACGTATATAAAAAGCGCAATGAAGGCATTAAAAGTGTATACGGTATCTACACAGGGAAACTACCTATGGGCTACCCCTTCACTTACCACCTTTACCACTCCATTCCCAAATTTGATGAAGAAAGCTGGTTCCTGCGGGCGCAGGTAATTTTGACTATTATCGCTGCCATTTTCCTTATCCCGGTCGCAAGACGCGTGATTCGACCTTTGAAAGAACTCACTGCTTCTGCTGCAAAAATGGGCAGCGGAGATCTTAAACAGCGCGTAGAGATCAAGGGAAAGGATGAAGTGGCTGAGCTTGGCAAAGCCTTCAACCACATGGCCGAAGGGCTGGACAAAATGGTCAAATCCAGCCGGGAACTGACCGCCAATGTCTCCCACGAACTGCGCAGTCCGCTTGCCCGCATGCGCATCTCTCTGGAAATGCTGAAAGAACGTATTGAAACAGGAAACACTTCCGGCTGCGATACATTCATAGACGGCATGCAGTCGGAAATCACCCACATGGACGAACTCATCGGCAAGATAATTGAATTTTCTAAACTGGAAATGCATGAAACTCCGGCCATGACCGAGACAGTCAACCTGAAGGAGCTTATTTCCGACCTTCTTGAACAATATCAATGCGTTGCTGAACGCAGCAATTTGAATGTGCAAGCTGAACTTGCTGAAGTTAAACTTTCCAATTGCAACCGCAACGGCATCGGTATCGTAATGGATAATATTCTCGGCAACGCCTTCAAATACACAGAGTCTCGAGGAAAAGTAGTGATACATTTATCCGGAGATAAGACAGGAGTGCGTATTTCAGTAACCAATACCCATGCCCCGCTCCCGGAAGAAGATCTGGAAGAAATATTCAATCCCTTCCACCGCCTTAAGGGGCAGGAAATCCCCGGTTCCGGTCTGGGCCTTGCCGCGACACGGAGGATTTTGCGCATTCATAATGGAGAAATTCGGGCAGAAAATAGTGAAGACGGATTCAAAATTGTAATCACTGTTCCTGTAAAAGAAAGCTAA
- a CDS encoding response regulator transcription factor → MEQQYPVLIVDDDAKLRALLTQYLEGYGYEVSTLPSGEGIIEEVKNSSPAIVILDIMMPGKDGLEVLRDLRPHSNVPVIMLTAKGEDTDRIVGLELGADDYISKPFNPRELLARIKAVLRRAKAPKNNSTPNSGQINVAGVVLHLAHQKLEIEGDALELSSTEFKLLKALMDNPGHPMTRDDLMTSVWGKDFNAFDRSIDVHISKLRALFKPYPDHESRIKTVWGTGYMFVSE, encoded by the coding sequence ATGGAACAACAATATCCCGTACTCATAGTTGATGATGATGCCAAACTCAGGGCACTGCTGACCCAGTATCTTGAAGGATACGGTTATGAAGTCAGCACCCTTCCTTCCGGGGAGGGAATCATTGAAGAAGTTAAAAATTCTTCACCTGCAATCGTAATCCTCGACATCATGATGCCCGGCAAGGATGGCCTTGAAGTGCTGCGCGACCTGCGCCCCCACTCAAATGTCCCGGTAATTATGCTTACCGCCAAGGGAGAAGATACCGACCGCATTGTCGGCCTTGAACTGGGTGCTGACGATTATATTTCCAAACCGTTCAATCCCCGGGAGCTGCTGGCCCGCATCAAGGCTGTACTGCGCAGGGCAAAGGCACCGAAAAATAACAGCACCCCCAATTCAGGACAGATCAATGTGGCCGGGGTTGTTCTTCATCTGGCACACCAGAAACTCGAAATTGAAGGAGATGCCCTTGAACTCTCTTCCACTGAATTCAAACTGCTCAAGGCATTAATGGATAATCCGGGACATCCCATGACCAGAGACGACCTGATGACCTCTGTCTGGGGTAAGGATTTCAACGCCTTTGATCGCAGCATTGACGTGCATATCAGTAAGTTACGCGCTCTTTTCAAGCCTTACCCGGATCATGAATCGCGCATAAAAACTGTCTGGGGAACCGGATACATGTTTGTGAGCGAATAA
- a CDS encoding efflux transporter outer membrane subunit, with the protein MSSFKLKLTAICMLALFGLSACSPFRPEPRPNLTLGVPPQYELYSSEPRELGKWWESFHNEELNRLVEEGINANFDVRIAWAKLRQLRATAVKSRADLYPKLDGKGTYTNSRSGNDGTEGSKGSTSTDSHKLGLAASYELDLWGKIEAEAASGELDYLSSRENVNSAAMTVASEVVKRWLEIQLQRKKKAIYQKQLETNETYLELIELRFRNSLSTALDVFQQRETVARTKALIPPVESQEQLKLHELAYLLGRPAGAIDVATADFPDLPNLPGLGIPLDLLSMRPDVRAAGLNLQSSDWAVSAARADRLPSMTLSAEAMLSSAQLANIFSGWLTTLTSSITGPIFDGYQRKAEVERTRAVVDERMLNYKDTVFTAFKEVQDSLVQEKWQHEYIEARKNQLEAAKLNLQEAGSRYLQGLEDYLPVLSALVSVHDLEINIAQDEADLLSYRVGLYRALGGTWTNTLEDGAELKPEADDEAAVAAADKLEKQSVPAQEGI; encoded by the coding sequence ATGTCCTCATTCAAGTTGAAATTAACAGCGATATGCATGCTGGCCCTTTTCGGGCTTTCAGCGTGTTCTCCGTTCAGGCCGGAGCCGCGTCCAAATCTTACTTTGGGTGTTCCTCCGCAATACGAACTATATTCAAGTGAACCGCGTGAATTGGGTAAATGGTGGGAGAGCTTTCATAATGAAGAGCTTAACCGTCTGGTGGAAGAAGGCATCAATGCCAACTTCGATGTGCGGATAGCGTGGGCAAAGCTTCGCCAGTTGCGGGCTACAGCAGTTAAATCCCGGGCCGACCTTTATCCCAAGCTGGATGGTAAGGGAACCTACACGAATTCCCGCTCCGGCAATGACGGTACCGAAGGTTCCAAGGGGTCAACTTCCACTGACTCTCATAAATTAGGTCTGGCCGCATCATATGAATTAGATCTTTGGGGGAAAATTGAAGCCGAGGCTGCTTCCGGTGAGCTTGATTACCTTTCCTCCCGCGAAAATGTGAATTCCGCGGCAATGACGGTTGCATCCGAAGTTGTCAAACGCTGGCTGGAAATCCAGTTGCAGCGCAAGAAAAAAGCAATCTATCAGAAACAGCTTGAAACCAACGAAACGTATCTTGAACTGATCGAACTCCGCTTCCGTAACTCCCTTTCCACAGCACTTGATGTATTTCAGCAGCGCGAGACTGTCGCCCGGACCAAGGCCCTGATTCCCCCGGTGGAATCTCAGGAACAGTTAAAGCTGCACGAACTTGCCTACCTGTTGGGACGTCCAGCCGGGGCTATTGATGTTGCCACCGCCGATTTTCCTGATCTTCCTAACCTTCCGGGGCTGGGTATTCCCCTTGACCTGCTTTCCATGCGCCCGGATGTGCGTGCTGCAGGTTTGAATCTGCAATCCTCAGACTGGGCTGTAAGTGCCGCAAGGGCCGACCGTTTGCCTTCCATGACTCTTTCGGCGGAAGCCATGCTTTCCAGTGCTCAGCTTGCCAATATTTTTTCCGGCTGGTTGACCACCCTGACTTCATCCATAACCGGACCGATTTTTGACGGCTACCAGCGCAAGGCTGAAGTTGAGCGCACTCGGGCTGTAGTTGATGAGCGTATGCTTAACTATAAGGACACAGTTTTCACCGCATTTAAGGAAGTGCAGGATTCGCTGGTGCAGGAAAAGTGGCAGCATGAATACATTGAAGCCCGCAAAAACCAGCTTGAAGCAGCAAAGCTCAATCTCCAAGAAGCCGGCTCCCGGTATCTGCAGGGGCTTGAGGATTACCTTCCGGTGCTCAGTGCCTTGGTCAGCGTGCATGACCTTGAAATCAACATTGCTCAGGACGAGGCTGATCTGCTCAGCTATCGCGTGGGCCTGTACCGCGCGCTCGGCGGGACATGGACAAATACCCTTGAAGACGGAGCAGAGCTAAAACCGGAAGCAGATGACGAAGCTGCAGTTGCTGCCGCTGATAAACTTGAAAAACAATCCGTTCCTGCGCAGGAGGGAATTTAG
- a CDS encoding efflux RND transporter periplasmic adaptor subunit, producing MAKKIFYYIKQIGLKGILPLFIVVMAVIGAKVLLATKPVAKKKAPVVSAPLVNVSVLEVNDFRVSTPVMGTVEAAREINLEPQVSGKVISVSDAFIPGGYFEKGAEVLRIDPLDYELAVKQQEAVVTEAEYNLKLESGQQRVAGREWKLLKKSSGGTMQEAELALRKPHLQKAQADLTSAQAKLKQARIDLARTRVTAPFSCMIVSKSADLGAHLSLSETIASVVGTDEFWVIVSVPVDRLGSIDIPSAENGFKGSKARVRMGSGKNAVEREGEVLRLLPSLESKGRMARIIVSVKDPLNLKGGEVRPLLLGSYVNVYIDSGMLEKVIAIPRTAFRDNNTIWVMNEDGLLDIRTVDPIWRDQDYVYLDTGVSGGEKLVVTDISAPLQNMKLRENGSGSMKKKVDSNG from the coding sequence ATGGCTAAGAAAATTTTTTATTACATCAAGCAGATCGGTCTTAAGGGAATCCTTCCTTTGTTCATTGTGGTCATGGCCGTGATCGGTGCCAAGGTTCTTCTCGCCACCAAGCCTGTGGCTAAGAAGAAAGCCCCGGTGGTCTCCGCACCGCTGGTTAACGTAAGTGTGCTGGAGGTTAATGATTTCAGGGTTTCGACCCCGGTTATGGGAACAGTTGAAGCCGCACGGGAAATTAATCTTGAACCGCAGGTTTCCGGTAAGGTCATATCTGTCAGTGATGCTTTTATTCCCGGTGGATATTTTGAAAAAGGTGCGGAAGTCCTGCGCATAGACCCTCTTGATTATGAATTGGCAGTCAAGCAGCAGGAAGCTGTGGTCACTGAGGCTGAATACAATCTCAAGCTCGAAAGCGGGCAACAGCGTGTGGCCGGACGTGAATGGAAACTGCTTAAAAAATCTTCAGGCGGAACCATGCAGGAAGCTGAGCTGGCTCTGCGTAAACCCCATCTGCAAAAGGCTCAGGCTGATCTAACTTCGGCTCAGGCAAAACTTAAGCAGGCCCGTATCGATCTTGCCCGTACCCGCGTAACAGCGCCTTTCTCCTGTATGATTGTCAGCAAGAGTGCTGACCTTGGAGCTCACCTCAGTCTTAGCGAAACCATTGCTTCAGTCGTAGGTACTGATGAATTCTGGGTTATTGTGTCCGTTCCCGTGGACCGTCTGGGAAGCATTGATATCCCCTCGGCGGAAAACGGCTTCAAAGGTTCCAAGGCCCGTGTTCGCATGGGCAGCGGCAAGAATGCCGTGGAGCGGGAAGGGGAAGTCCTTCGTCTCCTGCCTTCTTTGGAATCCAAGGGACGCATGGCCCGGATAATTGTTTCCGTGAAAGATCCTTTAAATTTGAAAGGCGGTGAAGTTCGGCCTCTGTTGCTGGGTAGTTACGTGAACGTTTACATTGATTCCGGCATGCTGGAAAAAGTTATTGCCATTCCGAGGACCGCTTTCCGTGACAACAACACTATCTGGGTAATGAACGAAGACGGCCTGCTTGATATCAGGACCGTTGACCCGATTTGGCGCGATCAGGATTACGTCTATCTTGATACTGGAGTGTCCGGCGGTGAAAAGCTTGTTGTTACCGATATCTCCGCTCCGCTGCAGAATATGAAACTGCGCGAGAATGGTTCCGGTTCCATGAAAAAGAAGGTGGATAGCAATGGCTGA